In the Flagellimonas sp. HMM57 genome, one interval contains:
- the leuC gene encoding 3-isopropylmalate dehydratase large subunit — MSKTLFDKVWDAHVVKHIDKGPDVLFIDRHLVHEVTSPVAFLGLKNRNIKVLYPERTFATADHNTPTRNQHLPVKDKLSANQLKALEENSKAHNIPYWGLGHEKNGIVHVIGPENGITVPGATIVCGDSHTSTHGAFGAIAFGIGTSEVEMVLSTQCIMQPKPKSMRIHIDGDLGVGVTPKDVALFIISKLTTSGATGYFVEYSGKVFRDMSMEGRMTVCNLSIEMGARGGMIAPDEKTFDYIKGREYTPKGAEWDKAMEYWKTLYSDDDAVFDSELFFNASEIEPMITYGTNPGMGIGIQNGIPQAETVEGGNATYKKSLAYMAFNEGDAMIGKPIDFVFLGSCTNGRIEDFRAFASIVKGRKKADNVTAWLVPGSHRVEESIQEEGILDILHEAGFELREPGCSACLAMNDDKIPAGKYAVSTSNRNFEGRQGPGSRTLLASPLVAAAAAVTGKVTDPRELMQVEAV, encoded by the coding sequence ATGAGTAAAACACTATTTGATAAAGTCTGGGATGCACATGTGGTAAAACATATTGATAAGGGCCCGGATGTTCTATTTATAGATAGGCACTTGGTGCATGAAGTTACCAGTCCAGTAGCGTTCTTAGGGCTGAAGAATAGAAATATTAAAGTGCTGTATCCAGAACGCACCTTTGCCACTGCCGACCATAACACACCAACAAGGAACCAACATTTACCTGTAAAGGATAAACTCTCTGCAAATCAGTTAAAAGCTTTGGAAGAAAATTCCAAAGCGCATAATATTCCCTATTGGGGTCTTGGGCATGAGAAAAATGGAATTGTTCATGTAATCGGTCCAGAAAATGGCATAACGGTACCTGGCGCCACCATTGTTTGTGGTGATTCCCATACCTCTACCCATGGAGCGTTTGGTGCAATTGCCTTTGGTATTGGTACCAGTGAAGTGGAAATGGTACTTTCCACACAATGTATCATGCAACCCAAACCTAAAAGTATGCGTATACATATAGATGGAGATTTGGGTGTTGGTGTAACTCCCAAAGACGTAGCACTTTTTATCATTTCTAAATTGACAACTTCTGGAGCAACTGGGTATTTTGTTGAATATTCCGGTAAAGTATTTAGGGACATGTCCATGGAAGGCAGAATGACAGTCTGTAACCTAAGCATAGAGATGGGGGCACGTGGCGGTATGATAGCGCCAGATGAAAAGACCTTTGATTACATAAAAGGAAGAGAATATACTCCAAAAGGAGCAGAATGGGACAAGGCAATGGAGTATTGGAAAACACTTTACTCTGATGACGATGCCGTTTTTGATAGTGAACTCTTCTTCAATGCCAGTGAAATAGAACCAATGATTACCTATGGTACCAATCCTGGAATGGGTATTGGAATCCAGAATGGTATTCCACAAGCAGAAACCGTTGAAGGCGGAAACGCGACCTATAAAAAATCACTGGCCTACATGGCTTTTAATGAAGGGGATGCCATGATCGGGAAGCCCATTGATTTTGTATTTCTTGGAAGTTGTACCAACGGAAGAATAGAGGATTTCAGGGCTTTTGCATCCATTGTAAAAGGCAGAAAAAAGGCCGATAATGTTACGGCATGGCTCGTACCTGGCTCGCACCGTGTTGAAGAATCAATCCAAGAAGAGGGTATTTTGGATATATTGCATGAAGCCGGTTTTGAGCTTAGGGAACCCGGTTGCTCTGCCTGCTTGGCCATGAACGATGATAAGATTCCTGCCGGTAAATATGCGGTAAGCACATCCAACAGAAACTTTGAAGGGAGACAAGGCCCAGGCTCACGTACACTCTTGGCAAGTCCATTGGTAGCGGCGGCGGCGGCAGTTACAGGAAAAGTAACAGACCCAAGGGAGTTAATGCAAGTTGAAGCAGTCTAA
- a CDS encoding DUF2911 domain-containing protein, with translation MKKNYMAFLATVLITVFSIPSSAYSQLDFLPRGSQMAKISQRVGNTDITLVYSRPSVNDREIWGSLVPYGMNNLGFGTAAESPWRAGANENTIFKTTHDLTIEGKSLPAGKYGLHMIVNEDDSATIIFSKSHKAWGSYFYKPEEDVLRVDVTTSEIAHIEQLTYMFNEVDATSAIVSLNWERKQIPFKVTTNVTENVLMEIRQQLQTSPGFNRQSWEQAANFALNNDGDLDEAMAWVDAAISGQFFSQKSFNNLNIKSQILAKQGKTTEAKALMEEALPLGTVFQVHGYGRQLIGQGQLDAALEVFKWNEKNHKGTWPVHYGLARAYSAMGDNKATLKHLKIALDNAPAQANKDRVTANIAKAENGETIN, from the coding sequence ATGAAAAAAAATTACATGGCTTTTTTGGCCACAGTTCTTATTACGGTATTCTCTATTCCCAGTAGCGCTTATTCCCAGTTGGATTTTTTACCACGTGGTAGTCAAATGGCCAAAATTTCCCAACGGGTAGGGAATACAGATATTACTTTAGTGTATTCCCGACCTAGCGTCAATGATCGCGAAATATGGGGCAGTCTAGTTCCATATGGCATGAACAATTTGGGATTTGGTACAGCAGCAGAATCTCCATGGAGAGCGGGAGCGAATGAAAATACTATTTTCAAAACTACCCATGACCTTACTATTGAGGGTAAAAGCTTACCTGCTGGAAAGTATGGTCTGCACATGATAGTTAATGAAGACGACTCAGCGACCATTATCTTTTCAAAGAGCCATAAAGCATGGGGTAGTTACTTCTATAAGCCGGAGGAAGATGTTCTTAGGGTTGATGTTACGACCAGTGAGATAGCACATATAGAACAACTCACCTACATGTTTAACGAAGTGGATGCGACATCGGCCATTGTTTCCTTAAATTGGGAGAGGAAGCAAATACCGTTTAAAGTGACAACCAATGTTACGGAAAACGTTTTAATGGAAATACGCCAGCAACTACAAACTTCTCCGGGATTTAATCGTCAAAGCTGGGAACAAGCCGCAAATTTCGCTCTTAATAATGATGGTGATTTGGACGAGGCCATGGCTTGGGTAGATGCAGCTATATCCGGTCAGTTTTTTAGTCAGAAATCATTCAATAACCTGAATATAAAGTCCCAGATTTTGGCGAAGCAAGGGAAAACAACTGAAGCTAAGGCACTGATGGAAGAAGCACTGCCACTGGGTACGGTCTTTCAGGTTCACGGATATGGTAGGCAGCTCATTGGACAGGGACAACTTGATGCCGCTTTGGAGGTGTTCAAATGGAATGAGAAAAACCACAAGGGTACTTGGCCGGTACATTATGGATTGGCAAGGGCTTATTCAGCGATGGGTGACAATAAAGCTACCTTAAAACATCTAAAAATTGCACTTGACAATGCCCCGGCCCAAGCAAACAAAGATCGGGTAACAGCTAACATAGCTAAGGCAGAAAACGGGGAAACGATAAATTAA
- a CDS encoding M1 family metallopeptidase produces the protein MKLGPVAVFFFFAQILSSQTQDGVDFLSAKIFIEPIPQQKQVKGQVTYKFEVLKSIDSIFLDAINIDFSSVLLDSKSVNYTNDQKSITLKKKFKKGTIHSISLTYLANPKQTVYFLGWDDSNPDNNQIWTQGQGKYTSHWLPSFDDMNEKVEFDLNLIAVPGYTVISNGKLTGKEELPDGKGQSWQFDMEQPMSSYLVGFAIGKFDKKTIQSSTGIPIELYYEPKDSSKVEPTYRHMRFVFDFLEKEINVPYPWQNYKQVPVQDFLYAGMENTGATIFSNTFMIDSIAFSDKNYVNVNAHELAHQWFGNLVTEQSGEHHWLHEGFATYYAYLAEKEIFGEDYFYWRLLDTAKSLINFSSDGNGEALTNSSAGSLTFYEKGAWALVMLRERVGDFNFRQGIQNYLTKYAYQNVTISDFMWEMEKASGMNLADFKSVWLQESEFPFETAKSFLIDNSNSIKNYFDIKSTIGNNFDEAETILTDEWNVLKSDDVKNRLVSDYATNLSAKFLGRILRDESSKVRQAVAFSIEKLPAQIRLDFESLLMDGSYKTVESALYRLWTDFPDGQTAYLEKTKDIVGLPNKNVRLLWLTLGLVSPTYRIDLKPEFFRELNSYTSSEHHFEVRLLAFQYLKNIGTFNDNTLKNLVDACSHHVWYFKKSSRKILKEFLKGDGNVARLRAIYPSLNQEQQHYLDKTLGK, from the coding sequence ATGAAGCTCGGCCCCGTAGCAGTTTTTTTCTTTTTCGCACAGATTCTAAGTTCTCAAACTCAGGATGGTGTAGATTTTTTAAGTGCCAAAATTTTTATTGAACCAATTCCCCAACAAAAACAGGTCAAAGGGCAAGTGACCTATAAGTTTGAAGTTTTAAAAAGCATTGATTCAATTTTTCTGGACGCCATCAATATTGATTTTTCATCGGTTTTACTTGATTCAAAAAGCGTGAATTACACTAACGATCAAAAATCAATCACATTAAAAAAGAAGTTTAAGAAAGGAACAATCCATTCAATTTCATTAACATATCTGGCGAACCCTAAACAGACTGTTTATTTCTTGGGATGGGATGATAGCAATCCAGATAACAATCAGATTTGGACACAAGGACAAGGAAAGTATACGAGCCATTGGCTGCCCAGTTTTGACGATATGAACGAAAAGGTTGAGTTCGACCTTAATTTAATTGCTGTGCCAGGCTATACCGTTATTTCAAATGGTAAACTTACTGGAAAAGAAGAATTGCCAGACGGTAAAGGCCAATCTTGGCAATTTGACATGGAACAACCTATGAGCAGTTACCTTGTAGGGTTTGCTATTGGAAAGTTTGATAAGAAAACGATTCAATCTAGTACAGGGATACCGATAGAATTATACTATGAGCCCAAGGATAGCTCAAAGGTTGAGCCTACGTATCGACATATGCGATTTGTTTTCGATTTTTTGGAAAAGGAAATCAATGTGCCTTATCCTTGGCAAAACTACAAACAAGTACCTGTTCAGGATTTTTTATATGCTGGAATGGAAAATACAGGTGCGACCATTTTTTCCAATACGTTTATGATTGATTCTATAGCCTTTTCGGATAAGAATTACGTGAATGTCAACGCACACGAGTTGGCACACCAATGGTTTGGGAATCTGGTCACTGAGCAGAGTGGTGAACACCACTGGTTGCATGAAGGTTTTGCCACCTATTATGCCTATTTAGCCGAAAAGGAAATATTTGGTGAGGACTATTTTTATTGGCGATTGTTGGATACTGCCAAGTCGCTTATAAATTTCTCCAGTGATGGAAATGGAGAGGCATTGACGAACTCCAGCGCCGGTAGTCTTACGTTTTACGAAAAAGGGGCTTGGGCCTTGGTGATGCTCAGGGAAAGGGTAGGAGACTTTAATTTTCGTCAGGGAATACAGAACTATCTAACAAAATATGCCTATCAGAACGTCACGATTTCAGATTTTATGTGGGAAATGGAAAAGGCATCTGGGATGAACCTTGCTGATTTTAAAAGTGTATGGCTACAAGAGTCGGAATTTCCATTTGAAACTGCCAAATCCTTTTTAATTGATAATAGCAATTCTATCAAAAATTACTTTGATATCAAAAGCACCATTGGGAACAATTTTGATGAAGCCGAAACCATTCTTACAGATGAATGGAATGTATTAAAATCGGATGATGTCAAAAATCGTTTGGTATCGGATTACGCTACAAACCTATCAGCAAAATTCTTGGGAAGAATCCTTAGAGATGAAAGTTCTAAAGTAAGACAAGCAGTCGCTTTTTCTATAGAAAAGCTGCCTGCTCAAATTCGTCTGGATTTTGAAAGCTTGTTGATGGATGGGAGCTATAAAACTGTGGAATCCGCTCTTTATAGATTATGGACCGACTTTCCAGATGGCCAAACTGCTTATTTGGAGAAAACGAAAGATATCGTTGGATTACCAAACAAGAATGTTCGTCTGCTTTGGCTGACCTTGGGATTGGTGAGTCCAACCTATCGTATTGATCTAAAACCTGAGTTTTTTAGAGAATTAAATAGCTATACCAGTTCTGAGCATCATTTTGAAGTACGGTTACTGGCTTTTCAATATTTGAAAAATATAGGGACATTCAATGATAATACCTTAAAAAATTTGGTGGATGCCTGTAGCCATCATGTTTGGTATTTTAAGAAATCCTCACGAAAAATATTAAAAGAGTTCTTGAAAGGAGATGGCAATGTAGCCCGACTTAGGGCCATATATCCATCCTTAAATCAAGAACAGCAGCATTATTTGGATAAAACTTTGGGTAAATGA
- a CDS encoding patatin family protein yields MRALVISGGGSKGAFAGGVAQFLIQEANHKYDLFVGTSTGSLLISHLALNKLDKIKEIYSSVNQKSIFNNCPFVVKKKHGIDIIAINHWNVVKNFMRGKKTFGESENLRHLIRESITPEEFEELKQSTTDVVVTVSNLSLNQVEYKSINDCTYDEFCDWIWISSNYAPFMSLVKRNGCEYADGGLGSLVPIEEALKRGATEVDVVVLHTEVNYLNRLPVKNPFELMTTIFAFMLDRIENQNIRIGKFVANQKDAIINFYYTPTVLTTNSLIFDKERMTLWWKKGYLYAKNKNEETSPIDPEHQE; encoded by the coding sequence ATGAGGGCATTGGTCATATCTGGTGGCGGTAGTAAGGGAGCATTTGCAGGTGGAGTTGCTCAATTTTTAATACAAGAAGCCAACCACAAGTACGATTTGTTCGTGGGCACCTCAACGGGAAGTTTGCTTATCTCCCATTTGGCATTGAACAAGTTGGACAAAATAAAGGAAATCTATTCGTCCGTAAATCAAAAAAGTATATTCAATAACTGTCCTTTTGTAGTAAAGAAAAAACATGGTATCGATATTATTGCCATCAATCACTGGAACGTGGTCAAAAACTTTATGCGTGGGAAAAAGACCTTTGGTGAGAGCGAGAACCTTCGGCATCTTATCCGTGAATCTATAACTCCGGAAGAATTTGAAGAATTAAAGCAAAGTACCACAGATGTGGTAGTGACGGTATCGAATCTATCTTTGAACCAAGTGGAGTATAAGTCTATTAACGATTGTACTTATGATGAATTTTGTGATTGGATATGGATCTCATCGAATTATGCTCCGTTTATGAGCTTGGTAAAGCGGAACGGTTGTGAATATGCGGATGGTGGCCTGGGAAGTTTGGTTCCCATTGAAGAAGCATTGAAACGTGGTGCGACCGAAGTAGATGTTGTTGTGCTTCACACTGAAGTGAACTATCTTAATCGATTACCGGTCAAAAACCCATTTGAGTTGATGACCACTATTTTCGCCTTTATGTTGGATAGAATTGAGAATCAAAACATCCGAATAGGAAAATTCGTGGCCAATCAAAAAGATGCGATTATCAACTTTTATTATACACCGACAGTTTTAACAACGAATTCGTTAATTTTTGATAAAGAACGCATGACCCTATGGTGGAAAAAAGGGTATTTATATGCCAAGAACAAAAATGAAGAAACAAGTCCTATAGACCCTGAACATCAGGAATGA
- a CDS encoding FMN-binding glutamate synthase family protein — translation MEVVLDFLADIPWWLWVLMFLFLVAIRDIFFQKSHTISHNYPVVGHLRYWLESIGPEMRQYFVANNREELPFNRIERGWIYASAKKENNYEGFGTDRDIYSHQHIFIKNALMGYQVPENHPNNENPYFLPCAKVMGAYNKRRKPYRPGSVINISAMSFGSLSAAAVEAMNKGVEKCHAYHNTGEGGLSPYHKQGGDVVFHFGTGYFGVRSKNGNFSIEKMKILVDENPCIKAIEIKLSQGAKPGKGGVLPGAKISPEIAEIRGVEVGKDVLSPATHKAFSSIPELLELIENIADQTGLPVGIKAAIGKLDQWKELADLMKKTGKGPDFITIDGGEGGTGAAPPSFADHVSLPWVYGFASIYKLFKDKNLTERIVFIGSGKLGFPAKAAMAFAMGVDCINVAREAMMSIGCIQAQVCHTNRCPAGVATQSKWLQNGINVPLKSDRLAQYFKTFRKEFLEITHASGYEHPCQFRMEDIQVNVDDDYLNSDLKTVYGYEKTDVEFNSMQELYDCSYLGGRRVLEKTS, via the coding sequence ATGGAGGTCGTTCTCGATTTTTTAGCAGATATACCATGGTGGCTATGGGTATTGATGTTCCTTTTTTTGGTGGCAATACGTGATATCTTTTTTCAGAAATCACATACCATAAGTCATAATTATCCTGTTGTTGGTCACCTGCGGTATTGGCTGGAGAGTATTGGCCCTGAAATGCGGCAATATTTTGTGGCAAATAACCGGGAAGAGCTGCCATTTAACAGGATAGAACGTGGTTGGATTTATGCCTCTGCGAAAAAGGAAAATAATTATGAAGGTTTTGGAACAGATAGAGATATTTATTCCCATCAGCATATTTTCATAAAAAATGCCCTGATGGGGTATCAAGTTCCAGAAAACCACCCCAATAATGAGAATCCCTATTTTTTGCCCTGCGCTAAAGTCATGGGTGCTTATAACAAAAGGAGAAAACCATACCGACCGGGCTCAGTTATCAATATTTCCGCTATGAGCTTTGGTTCTTTGTCCGCAGCTGCCGTAGAAGCCATGAACAAAGGGGTAGAAAAATGTCATGCATATCACAACACTGGCGAAGGCGGGCTATCCCCATACCATAAACAAGGAGGCGATGTCGTCTTTCATTTTGGAACCGGATATTTTGGTGTACGTTCCAAAAACGGGAATTTCTCCATAGAAAAAATGAAGATCTTGGTCGATGAGAATCCCTGCATAAAAGCCATTGAGATAAAATTGTCTCAAGGTGCCAAGCCAGGTAAAGGCGGTGTGCTACCAGGTGCAAAAATATCACCGGAAATCGCCGAAATTCGTGGTGTGGAAGTTGGAAAAGATGTCCTCTCCCCTGCTACTCATAAAGCATTTAGTTCCATTCCTGAACTTTTGGAACTTATTGAAAATATTGCGGACCAGACCGGATTACCTGTAGGAATAAAAGCAGCTATAGGAAAGCTAGATCAATGGAAAGAGTTGGCCGATTTAATGAAAAAAACAGGGAAAGGACCAGATTTCATTACAATTGACGGTGGTGAAGGTGGCACCGGTGCTGCACCTCCCAGCTTTGCCGACCACGTATCTTTACCTTGGGTTTATGGATTTGCTTCTATTTACAAACTATTCAAGGATAAAAACCTTACGGAAAGAATCGTTTTCATAGGTAGTGGTAAACTTGGTTTTCCAGCAAAAGCGGCCATGGCATTTGCAATGGGCGTGGATTGCATCAACGTAGCACGCGAAGCCATGATGAGTATAGGGTGTATCCAAGCCCAGGTTTGCCATACCAATAGATGCCCTGCTGGAGTAGCTACACAAAGCAAATGGCTTCAAAATGGAATCAACGTACCTCTAAAATCAGATAGACTGGCGCAGTATTTCAAGACCTTCAGAAAAGAGTTTTTAGAAATTACACACGCTTCGGGTTATGAGCATCCCTGCCAATTTCGTATGGAAGATATTCAAGTAAATGTAGATGATGATTACCTTAACAGTGATTTAAAAACTGTTTATGGTTATGAAAAAACAGACGTTGAATTTAACTCTATGCAAGAACTTTATGACTGTTCTTATCTAGGTGGACGAAGAGTTTTGGAAAAAACATCATAA
- a CDS encoding amidohydrolase: protein MNKIFTLALLFTSISIWAQGPNLEKDYAAIEDKVIEWRRDIHQNPELSNREFKTAEKIAKHLKSLGIEVQTGVAKTGVVGLLKGDQDGKVVALRADIDALPVTERNDLSYKSTVKSEFLGKSVGVMHACGHDTHVAILMGVAEILSKNKDKIKGTVKFIFQPAEEGPPPGEEGGALLMVKEGVLTNPNVDAIFGLHINSQTPVGTVKYKPGGSMASAQRFVINVKGKQTHGSQPWGGVDPILISAKIIDGLQTIISRETELINEAAVISVGKITSGVRSNIIPESAEMIGTIRTLDYDMQKFINKRMEEMVPAIAKVYGGEATIDIQTSTAITYNDLDLTAKMAPTLEKVAGKDNVSIHKAITGAEDFSYFQEKVPGFYFFLGGMTPGTTESYPHHTPDFKIDDSGLLLGVKTMTQLALDYLNL from the coding sequence ATGAACAAAATTTTCACCCTTGCATTGCTGTTTACCAGCATCTCAATTTGGGCACAAGGCCCCAATCTTGAAAAGGACTATGCCGCCATTGAAGACAAAGTCATCGAATGGAGACGGGACATCCACCAAAACCCGGAACTCAGCAATCGCGAGTTTAAAACTGCTGAAAAAATTGCAAAACATTTAAAATCACTTGGAATTGAGGTACAAACAGGTGTTGCGAAGACCGGAGTGGTTGGGTTGTTAAAAGGCGACCAAGATGGAAAAGTCGTTGCATTAAGAGCAGATATTGATGCATTACCGGTTACCGAGCGAAACGACTTGTCCTACAAATCAACCGTAAAATCCGAATTTTTGGGAAAAAGTGTTGGTGTTATGCATGCCTGTGGGCATGATACACATGTTGCCATTTTAATGGGTGTTGCTGAAATACTCTCCAAAAACAAGGACAAAATAAAAGGTACGGTCAAGTTCATCTTTCAACCCGCAGAAGAAGGTCCGCCACCAGGAGAAGAAGGTGGTGCACTGTTGATGGTGAAAGAAGGCGTACTTACAAATCCCAATGTCGATGCAATTTTTGGACTTCACATCAATTCTCAAACCCCTGTTGGTACGGTAAAATACAAACCAGGAGGAAGCATGGCATCCGCTCAACGCTTTGTAATCAATGTAAAAGGAAAACAAACGCATGGCTCTCAACCATGGGGTGGAGTTGATCCCATATTGATCAGTGCTAAAATTATAGATGGGTTACAGACCATCATCAGTAGAGAAACCGAATTAATCAATGAAGCCGCGGTTATTTCTGTGGGTAAGATTACCAGTGGTGTACGTTCCAATATCATTCCAGAAAGTGCCGAAATGATCGGAACTATACGAACATTGGATTATGATATGCAAAAGTTCATCAATAAACGTATGGAAGAAATGGTTCCTGCCATCGCGAAAGTTTATGGTGGCGAAGCAACAATTGATATTCAAACTTCCACTGCAATTACTTATAATGATTTGGATTTGACGGCCAAAATGGCTCCGACCTTGGAAAAAGTAGCGGGAAAGGACAATGTTTCCATTCACAAAGCAATTACCGGAGCAGAAGATTTTAGCTATTTTCAAGAAAAAGTTCCTGGATTCTATTTTTTCCTTGGAGGTATGACACCCGGAACTACAGAATCTTATCCTCATCATACTCCAGATTTTAAGATTGATGATAGCGGATTGCTTTTGGGCGTAAAGACAATGACACAATTAGCCTTGGATTATTTGAATTTGTAA
- a CDS encoding DsrE family protein yields the protein MNLKLMPVILLTLISAYAISQEKKAGPVIENYGKVWEIENPDFKTNVNQEFKVVFDIMNSPESHSEINRTIETAARFLNMHAQGGVPVEQLKVALVVHNKASKDIIHNKAYKAKYGVDNPNFDMVKDLIDAGVEVIYCGQSSKSRNFPKEELIPDVKIALSAMTALIQLQNKGYQLIKF from the coding sequence ATGAATTTAAAATTGATGCCCGTCATTCTCCTTACTTTAATTTCCGCATATGCAATTTCACAAGAAAAAAAGGCAGGTCCTGTGATTGAGAATTACGGGAAAGTCTGGGAAATCGAAAACCCTGATTTCAAAACCAATGTCAATCAAGAATTTAAAGTTGTTTTTGATATCATGAACAGTCCCGAATCCCACTCAGAAATAAATAGGACCATTGAAACTGCTGCGCGATTTCTCAACATGCACGCTCAAGGTGGAGTCCCGGTAGAACAATTGAAAGTAGCATTGGTGGTCCACAACAAAGCATCTAAGGATATCATCCACAATAAAGCCTATAAAGCAAAATATGGAGTTGATAATCCAAATTTTGATATGGTCAAAGATTTGATAGATGCCGGAGTAGAAGTAATTTATTGCGGGCAGTCTTCTAAATCCCGTAACTTTCCCAAAGAAGAACTGATACCCGACGTTAAAATCGCCCTATCGGCTATGACAGCACTTATTCAGCTACAAAACAAAGGATATCAACTTATAAAATTTTAA